The following are encoded in a window of Rosa chinensis cultivar Old Blush chromosome 4, RchiOBHm-V2, whole genome shotgun sequence genomic DNA:
- the LOC112197790 gene encoding pentatricopeptide repeat-containing protein At4g21880, mitochondrial isoform X6: MKAKKLSTLFRSAIKYKSSSSSSSAKSLPSPAEDATLKFVSASGGTYPDIQEIDDAESLERELDLPWFPDLSHSAMPLRRKEVSRERKQRFAFGNTQGIRFDKLVDMCANRLGTETTIQVFDKLGRETGVKECNALIKRCIEGARIAPDEVVGEKHMQLAFEIFKSMKEQGFPLEEETYGPFLEYLIDMGMTKEFCFFCRVIKDDNPLSVSRLGYYEMMLWIRVNDEKKIQELCNDIESYDGVNKSILQENYLLALCESDRTKEILKLLESMDITKFSSPDFVARIFKCLGRLLLESFAEKVLLEFKASDCAAGNTSNLIYSYVVGIPNLAVEDVISKFKNLHTKLEVTPSSVSYEKLIIYCCGSLKVHVALELVNEMSEQGLTFSMEALHSILQASSESCDFNLVHQIYSVISRGNLKPNSETFRSMINLCVKMKDYEGAYSMLSDLEKMNLTPTAAMYNAIMAGYFREKNLSGGLKVLKQMKEADVKPDSHTFSHLITNCNSEEDINMYYEEMKRSGIQVTKQVFMALVNAYAACGQFEKAKQVLLDKGIPVKSFNEIKSVLVQALASHGQLSDAFNTYEEIKQAGCSLEPKAVISLIEHLQSDEEALSRLLLLLETLNDPNYWLDGCLRTILYCVRYKHLRPAVNLLEQLRDQVCTDELALEVIFDKVFSFIAESESTSLEFGLDLLHAMKSELGLTPSRKCLDFLLHACVTAKDLQSSLFVWQEYQAAGLPYNTLSFLRMYQALLAAGDRKAAKVLGRKIPKDDPHVRSIIESCTLTYLEKKEEKKKKKKKK; encoded by the exons ATGAAAGCCAAGAAGCTAAGCACTCTCTTTCGCTCAGCCATCAAATAcaaatcctcctcctcctcttcctccgcCAAATCGCTACCCTCACCCGCCGAGGACGCCACTCTCAAATTCGTCTCTGCTTCCG GTGGTACTTATCCTGATATCCAGGAAATCGATGATGCAGAATCTTTGGAGAGGGAATTGGACTTACCATGGTTTCCAGATTTATCCCATAGTGCGATGCCATTGCGCCGCAAAGAAGTTAGTCGCGAAAGGAAGCAGAGGTTTGCTTTCGGCAACACTCAGGGTATCCGTTTTGATAAGTTAGTCGACATGTGTGCCAATAGGCTAGGGACTGAAACCACTATTCAAGTGTTTGACAAATTGGGAAGAGAAACGGGTGTGAAAGAATGTAATGCATTGATAAAGAGATGCATAGAGGGAGCTAGGATTGCTCCTGATGAAGTAGTTGGAGAAAAGCATATGCAGTTGGCTTTTGAAATTTTTAAGTCAATGAAGGAACAGGGTTTCCCGCTTGAAGAGGAAACATATGGTCCGTTTCTTGAATATCTTATCGACATGGGTATGACAAAAGAGTTTTGCTTTTTCTGCCGAGTTATCAAAGATGACAACCCTTTGTCAGTTTCAAGATTAGGATACTATGAGATGATGTTGTGGATCAGAGTCAATGATGAAAAAAAGATTCAAGAGCTCTGTAATGACATTGAGAGTTACGATGGAGTAAACAAGTCAATTTTACAAG AGAATTATTTGTTAGCACTTTGTGAAAGTGACCGGACGAAGGAGATTTTGAAGCTCTTAGAAAGTATGGACATCACAAAGTTCTCATCACCGGATTTTGTGGCACGTATCTTTAAATGCCTGGGAAGGCTCCTATTGGAGTCTTTTGCAGAGAAGGTCCTTCTGGAATTTAAAGCCAGTG ACTGTGCAGCAGGGAATACTTCAAACTTGATCTATAGTTATGTTGTTGGCATTCCGAATTTAGCG GTTGAGGAtgtcatttcaaaatttaaaaactTGCACACAAAACTTGAGGTGACACCTTCATCTGTGTCATATGAGAAGCTTATCATCTACTGTTGCGGTTCACTTAAG GTGCATGTGGCTCTTGAGCTGGTGAATGAGATGTCTGAACAGGGTTTGACATTTTCGATGGAGGCATTACACTCCATTTTACAAGCTAGTAGTGAGAGTTGTGACTTTAATCTG GTTCACCAAATTTATTCAGTGATTAGCCGAGGCAATTTGAAGCCCAATAGCGAAACTTTCAGGAGTATGATAAATCTTTGTGTGAAAATGAAGGAT TATGAGGGTGCCTATAGCATGCTGAGTGATTTGGAGAAAATGAATTTGACGCCCACAGCTGCCATGTACAATGCTATAATGGCTGGATATTTCCGAGAG AAGAACTTGTCCGGTGGGTTAAAGGTTCTCAAACAAATGAAAGAAGCAGATGTAAAACCAGATTCCCACACTTTCAGCCATCTGATAACCAACTGCAACTCTGAAGAGGACATAAACATG TATTATGAAGAAATGAAGCGATCTGGAATTCAAGTTACCAAGCAAGTTTTCATGGCACTTGTAAATGCATATGCAGCTTGTGGACAGTTTGAAAAGGCAAAACAG GTACTCTTAGACAAGGGAATTCCAGTAAAGAGCTTCAATGAGATTAAAAGTGTGCTTGTCCAAGCCCTTGCATCACATGGGCAATTGTCTGATGCATTTAATACATATGAAGAGATCAAGCAAGCTGGATGCAGTTTGGAGCCGAAAGCTGTTATAAGTCTTATC GAGCACCTTCAATCTGATGAAGAAGCATTAAGCAGATTACTCCTCCTACTTGAGACACTAAATGATCCAAACTATTGGCTTGATGGTTGCTTGAGAACTATCTTATATTGTGTTCGTTACAAGCATTTAAG ACCTGCCGTCAATTTGCTTGAGCAACTCAGGGATCAGGTCTGTACTGACGAATTAGCTCTAGAAGTAATTTTTGATAAG GTGTTTTCCTTCATAGCAGAATCGGAGTCTACATCTTTAGAGTTTGGCCTAGATTTGCTTCATGCTATGAAGAGTGAGCTTGGCCTCACCCCTTCACGAAAATGTCTCGATTTTCTTCTCCACGCTTGTGTCACTGCCAAAGATCTGCAAAGTTCCCTATTTGTATGGCAAGAATATCAAGCCGCTGGCTTGCCTTACAATACCTTAAGCTTTTTAAG GATGTATCAAGCCCTTTTGGCTGCAGGGGACCGAAAGGCTGCAAAAGTTTTGGGACGTAAAATTCCTAAAGACGATCCTCATGTTCGGTCTATCATTGAATCATGTACACTGACTTATttagagaagaaggaagaaaagaaaaagaaaaagaaaaagaaatga
- the LOC112197790 gene encoding pentatricopeptide repeat-containing protein At4g21880, mitochondrial isoform X4, protein MKAKKLSTLFRSAIKYKSSSSSSSAKSLPSPAEDATLKFVSASDSTRQLSGDIYSILCGGTYPDIQEIDDAESLERELDLPWFPDLSHSAMPLRRKEVSRERKQRFAFGNTQGIRFDKLVDMCANRLGTETTIQVFDKLGRETGVKECNALIKRCIEGARIAPDEVVGEKHMQLAFEIFKSMKEQGFPLEEETYGPFLEYLIDMGMTKEFCFFCRVIKDDNPLSVSRLGYYEMMLWIRVNDEKKIQELCNDIESYDGVNKSILQENYLLALCESDRTKEILKLLESMDITKFSSPDFVARIFKCLGRLLLESFAEKVLLEFKASDCAAGNTSNLIYSYVVGIPNLAVEDVISKFKNLHTKLEVTPSSVSYEKLIIYCCGSLKVHVALELVNEMSEQGLTFSMEALHSILQASSESCDFNLVHQIYSVISRGNLKPNSETFRSMINLCVKMKDYEGAYSMLSDLEKMNLTPTAAMYNAIMAGYFREKNLSGGLKVLKQMKEADVKPDSHTFSHLITNCNSEEDINMYYEEMKRSGIQVTKQVFMALVNAYAACGQFEKAKQVLLDKGIPVKSFNEIKSVLVQALASHGQLSDAFNTYEEIKQAGCSLEPKAVISLIEHLQSDEEALSRLLLLLETLNDPNYWLDGCLRTILYCVRYKHLRPAVNLLEQLRDQVCTDELALEVIFDKVFSFIAESESTSLEFGLDLLHAMKSELGLTPSRKCLDFLLHACVTAKDLQSSLFVWQEYQAAGLPYNTLSFLRMYQALLAAGDRKAAKVLGRKIPKDDPHVRSIIESCTLTYLEKKEEKKKKKKKK, encoded by the exons ATGAAAGCCAAGAAGCTAAGCACTCTCTTTCGCTCAGCCATCAAATAcaaatcctcctcctcctcttcctccgcCAAATCGCTACCCTCACCCGCCGAGGACGCCACTCTCAAATTCGTCTCTGCTTCCG ATTCGACTAGGCAGCTCTCTGGGGACATTTATTCAATACTGTGCG GTGGTACTTATCCTGATATCCAGGAAATCGATGATGCAGAATCTTTGGAGAGGGAATTGGACTTACCATGGTTTCCAGATTTATCCCATAGTGCGATGCCATTGCGCCGCAAAGAAGTTAGTCGCGAAAGGAAGCAGAGGTTTGCTTTCGGCAACACTCAGGGTATCCGTTTTGATAAGTTAGTCGACATGTGTGCCAATAGGCTAGGGACTGAAACCACTATTCAAGTGTTTGACAAATTGGGAAGAGAAACGGGTGTGAAAGAATGTAATGCATTGATAAAGAGATGCATAGAGGGAGCTAGGATTGCTCCTGATGAAGTAGTTGGAGAAAAGCATATGCAGTTGGCTTTTGAAATTTTTAAGTCAATGAAGGAACAGGGTTTCCCGCTTGAAGAGGAAACATATGGTCCGTTTCTTGAATATCTTATCGACATGGGTATGACAAAAGAGTTTTGCTTTTTCTGCCGAGTTATCAAAGATGACAACCCTTTGTCAGTTTCAAGATTAGGATACTATGAGATGATGTTGTGGATCAGAGTCAATGATGAAAAAAAGATTCAAGAGCTCTGTAATGACATTGAGAGTTACGATGGAGTAAACAAGTCAATTTTACAAG AGAATTATTTGTTAGCACTTTGTGAAAGTGACCGGACGAAGGAGATTTTGAAGCTCTTAGAAAGTATGGACATCACAAAGTTCTCATCACCGGATTTTGTGGCACGTATCTTTAAATGCCTGGGAAGGCTCCTATTGGAGTCTTTTGCAGAGAAGGTCCTTCTGGAATTTAAAGCCAGTG ACTGTGCAGCAGGGAATACTTCAAACTTGATCTATAGTTATGTTGTTGGCATTCCGAATTTAGCG GTTGAGGAtgtcatttcaaaatttaaaaactTGCACACAAAACTTGAGGTGACACCTTCATCTGTGTCATATGAGAAGCTTATCATCTACTGTTGCGGTTCACTTAAG GTGCATGTGGCTCTTGAGCTGGTGAATGAGATGTCTGAACAGGGTTTGACATTTTCGATGGAGGCATTACACTCCATTTTACAAGCTAGTAGTGAGAGTTGTGACTTTAATCTG GTTCACCAAATTTATTCAGTGATTAGCCGAGGCAATTTGAAGCCCAATAGCGAAACTTTCAGGAGTATGATAAATCTTTGTGTGAAAATGAAGGAT TATGAGGGTGCCTATAGCATGCTGAGTGATTTGGAGAAAATGAATTTGACGCCCACAGCTGCCATGTACAATGCTATAATGGCTGGATATTTCCGAGAG AAGAACTTGTCCGGTGGGTTAAAGGTTCTCAAACAAATGAAAGAAGCAGATGTAAAACCAGATTCCCACACTTTCAGCCATCTGATAACCAACTGCAACTCTGAAGAGGACATAAACATG TATTATGAAGAAATGAAGCGATCTGGAATTCAAGTTACCAAGCAAGTTTTCATGGCACTTGTAAATGCATATGCAGCTTGTGGACAGTTTGAAAAGGCAAAACAG GTACTCTTAGACAAGGGAATTCCAGTAAAGAGCTTCAATGAGATTAAAAGTGTGCTTGTCCAAGCCCTTGCATCACATGGGCAATTGTCTGATGCATTTAATACATATGAAGAGATCAAGCAAGCTGGATGCAGTTTGGAGCCGAAAGCTGTTATAAGTCTTATC GAGCACCTTCAATCTGATGAAGAAGCATTAAGCAGATTACTCCTCCTACTTGAGACACTAAATGATCCAAACTATTGGCTTGATGGTTGCTTGAGAACTATCTTATATTGTGTTCGTTACAAGCATTTAAG ACCTGCCGTCAATTTGCTTGAGCAACTCAGGGATCAGGTCTGTACTGACGAATTAGCTCTAGAAGTAATTTTTGATAAG GTGTTTTCCTTCATAGCAGAATCGGAGTCTACATCTTTAGAGTTTGGCCTAGATTTGCTTCATGCTATGAAGAGTGAGCTTGGCCTCACCCCTTCACGAAAATGTCTCGATTTTCTTCTCCACGCTTGTGTCACTGCCAAAGATCTGCAAAGTTCCCTATTTGTATGGCAAGAATATCAAGCCGCTGGCTTGCCTTACAATACCTTAAGCTTTTTAAG GATGTATCAAGCCCTTTTGGCTGCAGGGGACCGAAAGGCTGCAAAAGTTTTGGGACGTAAAATTCCTAAAGACGATCCTCATGTTCGGTCTATCATTGAATCATGTACACTGACTTATttagagaagaaggaagaaaagaaaaagaaaaagaaaaagaaatga
- the LOC112197790 gene encoding pentatricopeptide repeat-containing protein At4g21880, mitochondrial isoform X3: MKAKKLSTLFRSAIKYKSSSSSSSAKSLPSPAEDATLKFVSASEDSTRQLSGDIYSILCGGTYPDIQEIDDAESLERELDLPWFPDLSHSAMPLRRKEVSRERKQRFAFGNTQGIRFDKLVDMCANRLGTETTIQVFDKLGRETGVKECNALIKRCIEGARIAPDEVVGEKHMQLAFEIFKSMKEQGFPLEEETYGPFLEYLIDMGMTKEFCFFCRVIKDDNPLSVSRLGYYEMMLWIRVNDEKKIQELCNDIESYDGVNKSILQENYLLALCESDRTKEILKLLESMDITKFSSPDFVARIFKCLGRLLLESFAEKVLLEFKASDCAAGNTSNLIYSYVVGIPNLAVEDVISKFKNLHTKLEVTPSSVSYEKLIIYCCGSLKVHVALELVNEMSEQGLTFSMEALHSILQASSESCDFNLVHQIYSVISRGNLKPNSETFRSMINLCVKMKDYEGAYSMLSDLEKMNLTPTAAMYNAIMAGYFREKNLSGGLKVLKQMKEADVKPDSHTFSHLITNCNSEEDINMYYEEMKRSGIQVTKQVFMALVNAYAACGQFEKAKQVLLDKGIPVKSFNEIKSVLVQALASHGQLSDAFNTYEEIKQAGCSLEPKAVISLIEHLQSDEEALSRLLLLLETLNDPNYWLDGCLRTILYCVRYKHLRPAVNLLEQLRDQVCTDELALEVIFDKVFSFIAESESTSLEFGLDLLHAMKSELGLTPSRKCLDFLLHACVTAKDLQSSLFVWQEYQAAGLPYNTLSFLRMYQALLAAGDRKAAKVLGRKIPKDDPHVRSIIESCTLTYLEKKEEKKKKKKKK; encoded by the exons ATGAAAGCCAAGAAGCTAAGCACTCTCTTTCGCTCAGCCATCAAATAcaaatcctcctcctcctcttcctccgcCAAATCGCTACCCTCACCCGCCGAGGACGCCACTCTCAAATTCGTCTCTGCTTCCG AAGATTCGACTAGGCAGCTCTCTGGGGACATTTATTCAATACTGTGCG GTGGTACTTATCCTGATATCCAGGAAATCGATGATGCAGAATCTTTGGAGAGGGAATTGGACTTACCATGGTTTCCAGATTTATCCCATAGTGCGATGCCATTGCGCCGCAAAGAAGTTAGTCGCGAAAGGAAGCAGAGGTTTGCTTTCGGCAACACTCAGGGTATCCGTTTTGATAAGTTAGTCGACATGTGTGCCAATAGGCTAGGGACTGAAACCACTATTCAAGTGTTTGACAAATTGGGAAGAGAAACGGGTGTGAAAGAATGTAATGCATTGATAAAGAGATGCATAGAGGGAGCTAGGATTGCTCCTGATGAAGTAGTTGGAGAAAAGCATATGCAGTTGGCTTTTGAAATTTTTAAGTCAATGAAGGAACAGGGTTTCCCGCTTGAAGAGGAAACATATGGTCCGTTTCTTGAATATCTTATCGACATGGGTATGACAAAAGAGTTTTGCTTTTTCTGCCGAGTTATCAAAGATGACAACCCTTTGTCAGTTTCAAGATTAGGATACTATGAGATGATGTTGTGGATCAGAGTCAATGATGAAAAAAAGATTCAAGAGCTCTGTAATGACATTGAGAGTTACGATGGAGTAAACAAGTCAATTTTACAAG AGAATTATTTGTTAGCACTTTGTGAAAGTGACCGGACGAAGGAGATTTTGAAGCTCTTAGAAAGTATGGACATCACAAAGTTCTCATCACCGGATTTTGTGGCACGTATCTTTAAATGCCTGGGAAGGCTCCTATTGGAGTCTTTTGCAGAGAAGGTCCTTCTGGAATTTAAAGCCAGTG ACTGTGCAGCAGGGAATACTTCAAACTTGATCTATAGTTATGTTGTTGGCATTCCGAATTTAGCG GTTGAGGAtgtcatttcaaaatttaaaaactTGCACACAAAACTTGAGGTGACACCTTCATCTGTGTCATATGAGAAGCTTATCATCTACTGTTGCGGTTCACTTAAG GTGCATGTGGCTCTTGAGCTGGTGAATGAGATGTCTGAACAGGGTTTGACATTTTCGATGGAGGCATTACACTCCATTTTACAAGCTAGTAGTGAGAGTTGTGACTTTAATCTG GTTCACCAAATTTATTCAGTGATTAGCCGAGGCAATTTGAAGCCCAATAGCGAAACTTTCAGGAGTATGATAAATCTTTGTGTGAAAATGAAGGAT TATGAGGGTGCCTATAGCATGCTGAGTGATTTGGAGAAAATGAATTTGACGCCCACAGCTGCCATGTACAATGCTATAATGGCTGGATATTTCCGAGAG AAGAACTTGTCCGGTGGGTTAAAGGTTCTCAAACAAATGAAAGAAGCAGATGTAAAACCAGATTCCCACACTTTCAGCCATCTGATAACCAACTGCAACTCTGAAGAGGACATAAACATG TATTATGAAGAAATGAAGCGATCTGGAATTCAAGTTACCAAGCAAGTTTTCATGGCACTTGTAAATGCATATGCAGCTTGTGGACAGTTTGAAAAGGCAAAACAG GTACTCTTAGACAAGGGAATTCCAGTAAAGAGCTTCAATGAGATTAAAAGTGTGCTTGTCCAAGCCCTTGCATCACATGGGCAATTGTCTGATGCATTTAATACATATGAAGAGATCAAGCAAGCTGGATGCAGTTTGGAGCCGAAAGCTGTTATAAGTCTTATC GAGCACCTTCAATCTGATGAAGAAGCATTAAGCAGATTACTCCTCCTACTTGAGACACTAAATGATCCAAACTATTGGCTTGATGGTTGCTTGAGAACTATCTTATATTGTGTTCGTTACAAGCATTTAAG ACCTGCCGTCAATTTGCTTGAGCAACTCAGGGATCAGGTCTGTACTGACGAATTAGCTCTAGAAGTAATTTTTGATAAG GTGTTTTCCTTCATAGCAGAATCGGAGTCTACATCTTTAGAGTTTGGCCTAGATTTGCTTCATGCTATGAAGAGTGAGCTTGGCCTCACCCCTTCACGAAAATGTCTCGATTTTCTTCTCCACGCTTGTGTCACTGCCAAAGATCTGCAAAGTTCCCTATTTGTATGGCAAGAATATCAAGCCGCTGGCTTGCCTTACAATACCTTAAGCTTTTTAAG GATGTATCAAGCCCTTTTGGCTGCAGGGGACCGAAAGGCTGCAAAAGTTTTGGGACGTAAAATTCCTAAAGACGATCCTCATGTTCGGTCTATCATTGAATCATGTACACTGACTTATttagagaagaaggaagaaaagaaaaagaaaaagaaaaagaaatga
- the LOC112197790 gene encoding pentatricopeptide repeat-containing protein At4g21880, mitochondrial isoform X5, with translation MQRSSCSITLPLFLGLLFSIVFIFYLHSDFGNSVLSDSLTVYSAGGTYPDIQEIDDAESLERELDLPWFPDLSHSAMPLRRKEVSRERKQRFAFGNTQGIRFDKLVDMCANRLGTETTIQVFDKLGRETGVKECNALIKRCIEGARIAPDEVVGEKHMQLAFEIFKSMKEQGFPLEEETYGPFLEYLIDMGMTKEFCFFCRVIKDDNPLSVSRLGYYEMMLWIRVNDEKKIQELCNDIESYDGVNKSILQENYLLALCESDRTKEILKLLESMDITKFSSPDFVARIFKCLGRLLLESFAEKVLLEFKASDCAAGNTSNLIYSYVVGIPNLAVEDVISKFKNLHTKLEVTPSSVSYEKLIIYCCGSLKVHVALELVNEMSEQGLTFSMEALHSILQASSESCDFNLVHQIYSVISRGNLKPNSETFRSMINLCVKMKDYEGAYSMLSDLEKMNLTPTAAMYNAIMAGYFREKNLSGGLKVLKQMKEADVKPDSHTFSHLITNCNSEEDINMYYEEMKRSGIQVTKQVFMALVNAYAACGQFEKAKQVLLDKGIPVKSFNEIKSVLVQALASHGQLSDAFNTYEEIKQAGCSLEPKAVISLIEHLQSDEEALSRLLLLLETLNDPNYWLDGCLRTILYCVRYKHLRPAVNLLEQLRDQVCTDELALEVIFDKVFSFIAESESTSLEFGLDLLHAMKSELGLTPSRKCLDFLLHACVTAKDLQSSLFVWQEYQAAGLPYNTLSFLRMYQALLAAGDRKAAKVLGRKIPKDDPHVRSIIESCTLTYLEKKEEKKKKKKKK, from the exons ATGCAAAGAAGTTCGTGTAGTATTACTTTGCCACTGTTCCTTGGTCTGCTGTTCAGCATCGTCTTCATCTTTTATTTGCATTCAG ATTTTGGGAACAGTGTGCTCTCAGATAGTTTAACTGTCTACAGTGCAG GTGGTACTTATCCTGATATCCAGGAAATCGATGATGCAGAATCTTTGGAGAGGGAATTGGACTTACCATGGTTTCCAGATTTATCCCATAGTGCGATGCCATTGCGCCGCAAAGAAGTTAGTCGCGAAAGGAAGCAGAGGTTTGCTTTCGGCAACACTCAGGGTATCCGTTTTGATAAGTTAGTCGACATGTGTGCCAATAGGCTAGGGACTGAAACCACTATTCAAGTGTTTGACAAATTGGGAAGAGAAACGGGTGTGAAAGAATGTAATGCATTGATAAAGAGATGCATAGAGGGAGCTAGGATTGCTCCTGATGAAGTAGTTGGAGAAAAGCATATGCAGTTGGCTTTTGAAATTTTTAAGTCAATGAAGGAACAGGGTTTCCCGCTTGAAGAGGAAACATATGGTCCGTTTCTTGAATATCTTATCGACATGGGTATGACAAAAGAGTTTTGCTTTTTCTGCCGAGTTATCAAAGATGACAACCCTTTGTCAGTTTCAAGATTAGGATACTATGAGATGATGTTGTGGATCAGAGTCAATGATGAAAAAAAGATTCAAGAGCTCTGTAATGACATTGAGAGTTACGATGGAGTAAACAAGTCAATTTTACAAG AGAATTATTTGTTAGCACTTTGTGAAAGTGACCGGACGAAGGAGATTTTGAAGCTCTTAGAAAGTATGGACATCACAAAGTTCTCATCACCGGATTTTGTGGCACGTATCTTTAAATGCCTGGGAAGGCTCCTATTGGAGTCTTTTGCAGAGAAGGTCCTTCTGGAATTTAAAGCCAGTG ACTGTGCAGCAGGGAATACTTCAAACTTGATCTATAGTTATGTTGTTGGCATTCCGAATTTAGCG GTTGAGGAtgtcatttcaaaatttaaaaactTGCACACAAAACTTGAGGTGACACCTTCATCTGTGTCATATGAGAAGCTTATCATCTACTGTTGCGGTTCACTTAAG GTGCATGTGGCTCTTGAGCTGGTGAATGAGATGTCTGAACAGGGTTTGACATTTTCGATGGAGGCATTACACTCCATTTTACAAGCTAGTAGTGAGAGTTGTGACTTTAATCTG GTTCACCAAATTTATTCAGTGATTAGCCGAGGCAATTTGAAGCCCAATAGCGAAACTTTCAGGAGTATGATAAATCTTTGTGTGAAAATGAAGGAT TATGAGGGTGCCTATAGCATGCTGAGTGATTTGGAGAAAATGAATTTGACGCCCACAGCTGCCATGTACAATGCTATAATGGCTGGATATTTCCGAGAG AAGAACTTGTCCGGTGGGTTAAAGGTTCTCAAACAAATGAAAGAAGCAGATGTAAAACCAGATTCCCACACTTTCAGCCATCTGATAACCAACTGCAACTCTGAAGAGGACATAAACATG TATTATGAAGAAATGAAGCGATCTGGAATTCAAGTTACCAAGCAAGTTTTCATGGCACTTGTAAATGCATATGCAGCTTGTGGACAGTTTGAAAAGGCAAAACAG GTACTCTTAGACAAGGGAATTCCAGTAAAGAGCTTCAATGAGATTAAAAGTGTGCTTGTCCAAGCCCTTGCATCACATGGGCAATTGTCTGATGCATTTAATACATATGAAGAGATCAAGCAAGCTGGATGCAGTTTGGAGCCGAAAGCTGTTATAAGTCTTATC GAGCACCTTCAATCTGATGAAGAAGCATTAAGCAGATTACTCCTCCTACTTGAGACACTAAATGATCCAAACTATTGGCTTGATGGTTGCTTGAGAACTATCTTATATTGTGTTCGTTACAAGCATTTAAG ACCTGCCGTCAATTTGCTTGAGCAACTCAGGGATCAGGTCTGTACTGACGAATTAGCTCTAGAAGTAATTTTTGATAAG GTGTTTTCCTTCATAGCAGAATCGGAGTCTACATCTTTAGAGTTTGGCCTAGATTTGCTTCATGCTATGAAGAGTGAGCTTGGCCTCACCCCTTCACGAAAATGTCTCGATTTTCTTCTCCACGCTTGTGTCACTGCCAAAGATCTGCAAAGTTCCCTATTTGTATGGCAAGAATATCAAGCCGCTGGCTTGCCTTACAATACCTTAAGCTTTTTAAG GATGTATCAAGCCCTTTTGGCTGCAGGGGACCGAAAGGCTGCAAAAGTTTTGGGACGTAAAATTCCTAAAGACGATCCTCATGTTCGGTCTATCATTGAATCATGTACACTGACTTATttagagaagaaggaagaaaagaaaaagaaaaagaaaaagaaatga